The Arachis hypogaea cultivar Tifrunner chromosome 14, arahy.Tifrunner.gnm2.J5K5, whole genome shotgun sequence genome has a segment encoding these proteins:
- the LOC112742915 gene encoding uncharacterized protein — translation MRYDGTKDPLEHLTAFEARMNLEGVGDAVRCRAFPVTLADPAIRWFNALPQGSITAFADISQSFLARFTTRIAKAKHPINLLGVTQKPREPTRKFLDRFNDECLEIDGLTDSVASLCLTNGLLNEDFRKHLTTKSV, via the coding sequence atgaggtacgatgggACTAAGGATCCCCTGGAGCACCTCACAGCTTTTGAAGCAAGAATGAATTTGGAAGGAGTAGGCGACGCGGTCAGATGCCGAGCATTCCCTGTGACGCTAGCCGATCCAGCGATCCGATGGTTCAACGCACTCCCACAAGGGTCCATCACGGCCTTCGCAGACATCTCCCAAAGCTTTCTGGCTCGGTTCACGACACGCATAGCCAAGGCAAAGCACCCGATTAACTTACTAGGGGTTACCCAAAAACCCAGAGAGCCGACCAGGAAGTTCCTGGACAgattcaacgacgaatgcttggaGATCGACGGCCTTACGGACTCAGTTGCTAGTCTCTGCCTGACGAACGGCCTGCTAAACGAGGACTTTAGGAAGCACCTCACTACCAAGTCCGTCTGA